TACAACATGATCTCCGACATCGGGGAGGTGCTTCCCTCAATCGGGTTGAACACGCTGCTGGGGTACTGTCTGGCCCTAATGGGTGGTGCACTGGGACAGGTCTGGCTGATCAAAGGCACCTTCGACACTATCCCCAAGGAGCTGGATGAGGCCGCCATCCTCGACGGCTGCACCCACTGGCAGGTCTTTTATCGGATCCTGCTGCCCTCCCTCAAGCCCATTCTGGCCACCACCTTCCTCCTGGCTTTCGTCGGCATCATCTCCGAGTTCATCCTGGGTTCAATCTTCCTGACCGACGATTCCAAGAAGACCCTGGCGGTCGGCCTGTACGGCATGCTCTCCGGCGACCGCTCCAACAACCTTGGCATCTTCGCCGCTGGCTCGGTTATGACCATGATTCCTGTGATCGCCCTGTTCCAGTATCTGCAGAAGTACATCGTGGGCGGCGCTACCGCCGGTGCGGTTAAGGGTTGAGCGAAGGCCCGTGTCATGACATGTCTGAACCACACGCGCTATCTGGCCCAGCCCCATCACGACACCGGCCCCGCCTACCTCCTGGGCGCGCGGCATCCGGGAGCCCGGCTGACCGCACGCTTGTGGGTGCCCTCCTCCTGGCAGCCCGAGCGCATCGTCCTGCGGCAGGTGATTGACGGAGAGCCGGACCTATCCTCGGCCCGGCCGGTGGCCAGTTCCGAAGCCGGCACCTGGTGGGAGGCGACCATCCGGCTCGTCAACCCGGTCAACCACTATCGCTTCTTGCTGCTGACCCCCGCCGCTGGCCACCCCTACATGTGGTTTCACGCCGCAGGCCTGTCCGATCATGACGTCCCCGATGCCACTGACTTTCGCGTCCTGGCCGCTGACGACGCCCCGGACTGGGTTCTTGACGCGGTGTGCTACCAGATCTTCCCGGACCGCTTCGCGGCCCGCATCCCACCCCGGGAGCGCATCGCTCCGGCCTGGGCACAATCGCACCACTGGCTGGATGAGCCGCCCGTCGCCGGTGACCCCAGCGCAGCGGCCTGGTACGGCGGGGACCTGGACGGCATCACCGACCACCTGAGCTATCTGCAGGGATTGGGCGTGAACACCGTCTACCTGACCCCGGTGTTCCCAGCCGGCTCTGTGCATCGCTACGACTCCACCAGTTTCGATCATGTCGATGCCCTGCTCGGAGGCGACGCGGCCCTGGCCCGCCTGTCGGAGGCACTGCACAGGCGCGGCATGCGCCTGCTGCTGGACCTGACCACCAACCACACCGGCGTCCGCCATGACTGGTTCCGCAGGGCGGTGTCCGACGCGGAGTCCGCCGAGGCCGGTTTCTACTCCTTTGAGCGTCACCCCGACCGGTACGCCACCTGGTTGGGAGTGGACTCCATGCCCAAACTCGACCACCGCTCCGAGGCCATGCGCGACCGGTTGCTGCGAGGAATGGATTCGGTGACCGCCCGCTGGCTGCGTCCGCCCTACAGCGCCGACGGCTGGCGCACGGATGTGGCCAATATGACCGGACGCAGCGGCATGGTCGACCTGGCTCATCAGGCCGCGGCAGACATGCGTGCCACCATGCGGCAGGTGGAGGCGGAAACCTCTCGAGGTCTGTGGCTGGTGGCCGAACACGGCCACGACGCCTCCGGCGACCTGACTGGAACGGGCTGGCACGGTACCATGAACTATCACGGCTTCACCCGACCACTGTGGTCCTGGCTGGCCGACCCCGACCCCGCCGATAACCTGAGCTGGCCGGGTGTTGACAACGGCATTCCCCGAATCCCGGCCGGCCCGGTCTCCCGGGGTGTGCGCCAGTATGCCGCCCGCATGCCCGGCACCTGCCTGACCCACTCCATGAACCTGCTGGGCTCGCACGACACGCCGCGTATCCGCACCGTGGTTGGCTCCCGTGAGGCCCAACTGGTGGCCGCCACCGCACTGTTCACGGCTCCCGGCGTGCCAACCGTGTTTTCCGGCGACGAACTCGGCGCCACCGGGCGCACCGGCGAGCACTCCCGCACCACCATGCCCTGGAGCCGTCCGCCGGGCAGCGCGCCCACAGACGAGCTGAATGATCGGGGCGCCTGGGGACCGGTCGACCGCGTCATGCTGGACCGCTACCGGCTGCTGGGGCGGCTCCGGCGCGAACTGCCGGCGCTTCGACGCGGCGGCATGCGTTGGGTGCATGCCGAGGATGACCTAATGGTCTGGCTGCGCACCCACCCGGAGGGAGACGTGCTGGTGGCCCTGGCCCGAGCGGGGGGAACCAGCTTGGATCTGCCGCTGGCTTCGCTTCCCGCCGGGGCGGTCGCTGCCGTGGAGGCGATGGACGGCATCGATATCACCGTCGTCGGCGCAATGGACGGCCGCCTGACCATAAACGCCACCGGCCCTGGCTCGGCGATCGTCATGCTGCGTCCCGGATACGCACCCACGGAGTCAGCCCGTAACCGCTAGGCGCGATACGCATGCCTGGCCTAACCCCGTTTCGAGTATGGACACTCACCAGCCGCAGCCGCTGATTTCCCCTTAGGATGGGCATCGTGCAACAGCGCATCACCCTTGCTGACATCGCCGAGCAGGCCGGTGTCTCCACCGCGACCGTCTCCCGGGTCCTGAACGGCAAGTCGAATGTCGCGGAAGTCACTCGCCGTCAGGTGCTGGTCGCCCTGGACCTACTCGGCTACGAGCGCCCCGAATCGCTCCGCCAGGCTTCCAAGGGCCTGGTGGGTCTGATCGTGCCCGAGTTGAGCAACCCGATCTTCCCGTTGTACGCCCAGGAGATTGAGCAGCTGCTGGCACCCAGCGGGCATACTCCGCTGCTTTGCACCCAGACGCCGGGCGGCACCAGTGAGGACGAGTACATCGAGATGCTCGTGGACCGGGGTGTAGCCGGCATTATCTTCGTATCCGGACGCCACTCAGACACCGGTGGAGACGTCACCCGCTACCAGCGGCTGCGGGAACGGGGGGTGCCGCTGGTGACCATCAACGGCAACGCCTCCACCATCAAGGTTCCCGGCTTCGCCACCGATGACCGGGCGGCGGCGCGCATGGCGGTAGATCACCTGGCCAGCCTGGGACACACCCGTATCGGCCTGGCAATAGGCCCCGGACGGATGGTCCCGGCCCAGCGTAAACGAGCCGGCTACGAGGACGGCATGCATAGTGATCTGCCGGACCAGTCGCTGCGTATCGTCGAGACCCTATACACCTATGAGGGCGGTGCCAGCGCCGCCGTTCGGCTGCTGGATCAGGACTGTACGGGCATCATCTGCGGTTCGGACATAATGGCACTGGGGGTCATCTCCGGTGTGCGCGCCTCCGGAAAGACCGTCCCGCAGGACGTGTCCGTGATCGGCTACGACGACTCCCCGCTGATCCCCATGACTAATCCGCCGCTGACCACCGTGCGTCAGCCGGTTGCCGCGATCTGCCGGGCTGCGGTCACCACCCTGATGGCGGCCATAGGCGGCGAGCAGCCGGCCGACACCGAGTTGCTTTTCACCCCCGACCTGATCGTGCGCGGGTCCACGGCCCCCGCTCCGCACACCCTCCTCCCCTGACCCACCCACCTCATCCAGATCGGCTGATTAACCATCGAGATCGGCTGATATGGCGATGATGTGCCTCAGCGGGACCATGTGCGCGCCAGGCGCGCCCCCATCTCAACAAGCCGCGCGCGCAGCTGGACGGCACCACCGGCATTCCAACCGCCCTCCCGGTTGCCGTCCGTTCCCTCCAACGAATAAGCCGATACCACACCCGCCGCGGCGAGCTCGCCACGCGGCGCCGCCATACGCCCCGCAATCAGCACTGTCGGCAGCGCCGAGTTAACGGCTGCCTCGCCAACCACCGCGACCACGCAGTCGGCAACAACATCAAAAACCTCTCCGGCCGCTGTTACCACCAGATCCTGACCGGCGACAGCCCCGTCCAGGTCCAACAGCCGGGCCATCACGCGGGGACCGGGTAGGGCGCGGGCCCCAAGTGCGCGCAACACCAGGGCCGCTCCCCCGCCTGCACCGGTGCCCCGGGAAACAACCGACGACGGCGAGGCCCCCTCAGCCCCTGCACCCACGATCGGCAGGGTTCCGCCTTGATTGGCGAAGGCCAGCTCGGCGATCCGCGACGCCGCCGCGCAGGCTTTCAGGTTCAGCTCCTGGGCTCGCTCCCCACTCAATGTGCTCACCTCGCTCAGCGCCTGGCCTGCGCCCGAGACACCGCCCAACGGGGTGTCATCAGCCAGGGCGAGTACCAGCTCGCGACCGGCAATCAGTGCACGCGCAGACTCCAGCCCACCGAGTGCTTCCAGCGCCCCGAGCCCGCCGTCATGCACAGCGGTTGACGCCAGGGTAACCACAAGCATGTCGCCGGGCGCCGTCAATCGCAGGGCGGCGGCCAGCGCCTGCCCCAGTCCCGCCGTCGTTCCTGATTGGGCCTCGAGTGAGGCCTGCTCGCGGTCAGCCGGCAGGGCCAGCAGTCGGGCCGCGTCCAGCAACCAGGTGGCACCCATAACGCCCCGGCGCGCGCTGCTCATTACCGCCGGTGCGGCGTGTTGCAGGCGTAGCAGATCCACCTCCCGGATCTGTCCGAGCGGCCCCGCCGCGTGCAGGGCGGTGCGGGAAGCGACCCGTGCTTCGGGAAGCGCCTGCGCCGTGCCGGGCCCGCCGTCGGGCAGCGGCAGGATCGTCACGACGTCGTCGGGCCTGTCGTGTGCCCAGCCGACGGCGATCTGTGCGGCCACACCGTGGGCGTCAAGCCCCAGCTCAGGCCCAGCCACTGGTACCCCGCCGGGCTCGGGGAACATGGGTCCCGGCGCCACGAGCACTCGCATACGTTCCGCCCCTAGCGCCTTGTCAATCGGCAACAGCGCCGCCGAGCCGGGCCAGCAGCAGGATCTCGGCCGTAACAATGCGTTCAAGGTCTCCCAGGTGCATGGACTCGTCCTCACTGTGGGCGCGGGTGTCCGGATCCTCGATGCCGGTGACCAAGACCTGGGCTTCGGGGAAGGTCTCCTTCAAGGTGGCGATGAACGGAATCGAGCCGCCCTGGCCAATGTTTACGGCCTCGGTGCCGAAAGCCTCCGTAAGTGCCCAGTGGGCGGCGCGTCCCGCAGGTGTATCCGCGGCGCCGTCAAACGCGGGCCCCATCTCGCCGGAACTGACGGTGAGCACCGCTCCGAAGGGGATATGCGCCCGCAGGTGCGCCTCCAGGGCGGCGAGCGCAGCGGCCGGGTCCTGACCGGGCGCGATGCGCAGGGACAGGCGCGCAGTACAGGACGGGGCGAGGACGTTCCCCGCCACCGGTAGGGCAGTCACGTCCATGCCGATGACGGCCAATGCGGGCTTGGTCCACAGCCGGGCGGTCAGGTCGCCTGTGCCGGCAAGCGCAACACCGTCCAACACGCCCGCATCAGCACGAAAGTCGGACTCGGAGTACTCCGGAGAACCCGGAGCGGCCAGGGGATGGGAGATGAGCCCTTCAACCGCAACGTCACCACGGTCATCGTGCAGGGTAGCGATCAGACGGCACATGGCAGTGACGGCGTCGATGACTGGGCCGCCGTACTGGCCGGAGTGCAGAGCGTGATCGAGCACATCAAGGCGCACGTCCACCTGCACCACGCCGCGCAGCGAAGTGGTCAGCGCCGGCACCCCCACCCGCCAATTGGAGGAATCTGCAACCACAATTACATCGGCGTCCAGCTGCTCGCGGTAGGCGCCCAGGAAGTTCTCGAAGGACGGTGAGCCGACCTCCTCCTCTCCTTCAATGAACACGGTTACCGAGCAGGGCAGCTCGCCGTCATTCAGCTCGGCGAGCAGTCGTAAGGCATGCGCATGTGTGATCACGCCGGCGCCGTCGTCCGCCGCGCCCCGCCCGTACAGCCGCTCCCCGCGCCGCTCAGCAGTGAAGGGATCGGCCTGTCGCCACTTGCCAGGATCGCCGACCGGCTGGACATCGTGATGGGCGTACAGCAGCACCCGGGGGGCTCCGGCCGGGCCCTGCCTGTGGGCGAGCACGGCGGGGCGACCGGGCCCGCCCGGGCCAGCAACCGAGCTGACACGGGCCTGAAGTCCAGCGTCCCGCAGCAGGGCGGCAACATGCTCGGCCGAGCGGCTTACCTGAGTCGGATCGTGTCCGGTCGCGGAGACGGAGGGGATGGCGACCAGATCCGTAAGATCGGCGACCACCCGTTCGAAGGAGGCGCGGACGGCCGTGCGCGCGGCTTGGGCGGTAATCATGAGTTGCAGGGTAGCGCGGTCAAGCGGCTACTCTGTTCCCGTGAGTCTGTTAGAGAAGCTGCCGTTCGGCAAACGTGAGCGGGCCGACGCCGATACGGCCAGCAAACCGACCACCGCCGTCAAGAAGTCCGGCAAGGGGCGTCCCACCCCCAAGCGCAAAGACGCGCAGTCACGCAACCTGCACCCGATCGTGCCCGCCGACCGTAAGGCCGCCAAGCGTGAAGCGCGCGCCAAGCGGGACGAGGCCTGGGAGCGCCAGCGTCAGGCGATGCAGACCGGTGACGACCGCTACCTGCCGCCCCGTGACAAGGGCCCGATCAAGCGGTACATCCGCGACTACATAGATGCTCGCTTCTCCCTGGGCGAGTTGTTCATGCCACTGACTCTGCTGCTGATGATCGTGTTGATCGGCTTGTCCGCCCTCCGGCCCCTGATCAGCTACTACTTCATGTTGGCTATCTACCTGTTCCTGTTCGTTGCGATCGGCGACGCCGTGATCTGCTGGCGGCAGCTGCGACGCAGGCTGTACGCCAAGTTCGGCAGTGACAAGGTCCAGGAGCAGGGGATGATCTTCTGGTACATCTTCTCCCGCTGCTTCAATCTGCGTCGGTGGCGGCAGCCCGTCCCGCAAGTGGCCCGCAGGCAATATCCAGACTGAACGCAGGATGGCCGTTGGCTGAACGTCGACTGAACACCATCCGCCCCACCCCTCGTCGAGTTCGGTCGATATGACCGTCGAGTTCGGTCGATATGACGGCGCAGGTCAACGAACAATATTGTTGCATGGGCGTACTTACCGGGCTAGGCTGAAGTCATGGTCGCATATCGTCATCTCGGCAACTCCGGACTCAAGATCACCGAAATCACTTACGGCAACTGGCTCACCCATGGATCCCAGGTGGAGGCGGACACCGCCATTGACTGCGTGCACACGGCACTGGACCTGGGCATTACCAGCTTCGACACCGCCGATGTGTACGCGAACACAGTCGCAGAGGAGGTTCTGGGACAGGCGCTGAAAGGACAGCGTCGCGAGTCCCTGGAGATCTTCACTAAGGTGTACTGGCCCGTCGGCCCGAAGGGCCCCAATGACGTAGGCCTGTCCCGCAAGCACATCATGGAGGGCATCGACGGCTCGCTGCGCCGCCTGGGCATGGACTACGTCGACCTCTACCAGGCGCACCGCTACGACTATGCCACACCGTTGGAGGAGACCATGCAGGCCTTCGCCGACGTCGTCCGCTCAGGCAAAGCGCTGTACATCGGCGTCTCGGAGTGGACCGCCGAGCAGATCCGCTCCGGTCAGGAGCTCGCCACCCAGATGGGCTTCCGCCTGGTGTCCAACCAGCCGCAGTACTCCGCCCTGTGGCGTGTCATCGAGGACAAGGTGGTGCCCACCTCCACCGAGCTCGGCATGGGCCAGATCGTCTGGTCGCCGATGGCCGAGGGCGTCCTGTCCGGTAAGTACCTGCCCGGGCAACAGCCGCCGGCCGGCTCGCGCGCCACGGACGAGAAGGGAGGCAAGCAGATGATCAGCCGCTGGATGCGCGACGACGTACTCACCGCCGTCCAGAAGCTGAAGCCGATTGCCGACGACGCCGGGCTGTCCATGCCGCAACTGGCCATCGCGTGGGTACTCCAGCACGACTTCGTCTCCGCTGCACTCGTGGGCGCCTCTCGCCCCGAGCAGTTGAAGGAGAACGTAAAAGCATCCGGTGTCAAGCTGGGTGCGGACATCATGGCCGCAATCGATGCGGCTTTGGGCGACGTCGTCGAGCACGATCCGTCCCTGACCCGCTCCCCCGAGCAGCGTCCCGCCTGACGCGCCGAAGCAGAAACCCGAGACCGGTCGATGGCACAGCCATTTCGACCGGTCTCGGTGCTTTTTGGCTCTTCCGATTTTAGGGAGTAGCGGGTGGATGCGGGCCCGGCTCATAGCCAAAGACGTCCCAGTCGATCGGACAAGGAAGGGCCCCCTCCCAGCACACGCCCTCAGACTCGGCGGATTCATGCGGACCTGGGCGCAGCGCCGGGCCGAGGAACATCGTTCGTGCCGAATCCGGACACTCCCCCCGACCCGCCAGTCCCACCGACCGAACTCGATGGTAATAACGACCGAACTCGGCAAACACAGCCCCAAACCGGAAGAGCTGGTGATTTCGACCGGTATCGGTGGGTGGGTCAGTTCAGGGGACGCGGGGTGGTCGCCAGGGCGCGGTTGATGCGCCCGGGCCAGGCCGGGCCGTTGTAGATGAAGGCCGTGTAGGCCTGCAGCAGATCCGCACCGGCGTCGAGCATCAGTTCGGCGTCCATGATGGAGGAGATGCCGCCGACGCCGATGATGATCGGGCCCTCCCCCAGCCGGTTGCGTAGCCGACGTACGACCTGCAGCGAGCGCGGCAGCAGCGGCGCGCCGGACAGGCCGCCCTCCCCCAGGTCGTGGTCGATAGTGGTGTTGGTGGCCACCACCCCGTCCAGCTTCATGTCCAGGACCAGGTCGGCGACGGCATCGATGTCGTCCTCGGCCAAGTCCGGCGCAATCTTGACCAGCAGCGGCACGTGGCGGCGGGCGACGTCGTCAGCGGCCTCGCGCACGGCCGCTAGGATCGGGCGCAGCGCCTCGACGGCTTGCAGGCCGCGCAGGCCGGGGGTGTTGGGGCTGGAGACATTGACGACCAGGTAGTCGACCCAGCGGGCGACCTGCGCGGCGGAGTAGGCGTAGTCATCGGCGGCCCGGTCCAGTGGTGTGGTTTTGGTCTTGCCGATGTTGGCCCCGACGACGATCGATCGGCCGCGTGCGCTGGAACGCAGTCGCCGCAGCCGCTCGGCGGCCTCGTCGGCCCCGGAGTTGTTGAATCCCATGCGGTTGCGGACGGCGCGGATGGTCGGGTAGCGCCACATGCGGGGCTTGTCGTTGCCGGGTTGGGGACGGGCGGTGAAGGTGCCCACCTCCACGAAGCCGAAGCCGAGCATGTCCATGCCCTCCACGGCCTGCCCCTTCTTGTCCATGCCCGCGGCCAGTCCGAGGATCCCGGGGACGGGGCGCACGAAGGGCCCGCCCTGGTTCGCCGACGGCACGGGGAAGGCGGGGCGGCGCCCGAAGGCCTGCCGGACGACGTCGCGCACGAGCGGCACCTTGCTGGTGGCCTCGATCGCCTCCAGACAGACGTCGTGAATACGTTCCGGGTCGATGCGGTTGAAGACGGTCTTGTACAGCAGCTCGTACAGCACGTGTCCAGACTACTCGTACCGCCTCATCCGGGCCGCAGCCCCGAGCGGTGTTGGCATTGCCGAGCTGCCTTCTCCGCTAGCCTTGATTCACCAGTTCCCATCATTACGACCACCAGCAACGTCCGGCAACGAGGTGTTAAGTGTCCTTCAACCGTAATATCAAACTCGATCCGAACCGGGTACAGACTCGCTCTGGGGGCCGCCGAGGCGCCGCGATCGGCGGCGGCTCGGCGCTGGTGGTCCTGGCTGTCTTCCTGTTCTCGCAGATGACCGGTATGGACCTCACCGGCCTACTCGGTGATCAGGACACTGCCCCGGGCACAACCTCCTCCTCCACGATCGACACCTCCATGTGCACCAGCGGGGAGGCCGCCAACCAGTTCACCCAGTGCCGCATGATTGCGACCGCCGAGTCGCTCGATGCGGTCTGGAACGAGCAGCTTCCGGCCCAGGCCGGAACCGCTTACGCCGAGCCCGGATTCGTCCTGTGGGACGGGCAGTCGGTGTCGACGGCGTGCGGCTCGGCCACCAGCGCCGTCGGCCCCTTCTACTGTCCGGGCGACTCCAACGTGTACCTGGACATGAGCTTCTTCTCCGACATGGAGTCCACGCTCGGCGCTCAGGACACCCCGCTGGCCGAGGAGTACATCGTCGCCCACGAATTCGGCCACCATATCCAGAACCTGCTTGGCGTCATGGACTCCGCGGATCGCTCCCGTAGTGGCGCCGACTCCGACTCGGTGCGCACCGAGCTGCAGGCCGACTGCTACGCGGGCGTCTGGGTGCATTACGCAGCCACCACTCCCGATCCCGACACCGGCACCGCCTTCCTGGTCGAACCCACCCGGGAGGAGATCGCCACCGCCATCAATGCCGCCGAGTCGGTGGGCGATGACCATATTCAGCAGCGCTCCCGCGGCACCGTCAACTCCGACACCTGGACGCACGGCTCCTCCGAGCAGCGGGTGCGCTGGTTCACCACCGGCATGACCTCCGGTTCCCTGGAGCAGTGCAACACCTTCGCCGTGGCCGGCTCCCAGCTCTGAGGGGACCCGCCGCCCGGTGGACGACGGGTCCCGTCAGGGGCGCCGCGACGTCACGCCTCGCCGAGTGCTCCTGGCAGTGCTCCCGGAGCCGTCAGGCGGCCAGCTGTGAGCCGATCCGGTAGGAGAACTCAACGAGCCGGTTGGAGAAGCCCCACTCGTTGTCATACCAGCCGAAGACCTTCACCTCGTTGCCGACGACCGCGGTCAGCGGGGCATCGAATATCAACGAATGCGGGTTGCCGACGATGTCGCGAGAGACGATGGGCGCCTCGGAGTACTGCATATACCCGGCCAACGGGCCGTTCTCTGCGGCCTCCCGGAAGGCCGCGTTGACCTCCTCCACGGACGTGGTCCGGCCGGCGACGATGGTCAGGTCGGTGATTGAGCCGACGGGAACCGGTACGCGCAGGGCGGCCCCGGTCAGGCGCCCCTCCAGTTCGGGAATGACCACTCCGATGGCGCTGGCCGCTCCCGACGACGTCGGGATGATCGACTCCGCGGCGGCACGGGCGCGGCGCAGGTCGCGGTGCGGTGCGTCGTGCAGGCGCTGGTCGCCCGTGTAGGCGTGAACCGTGGTCATGAGTCCGGTTTCAATGCCCACCAGGTCGTTGAGAACCTGCGCCAGCGGCGCCAGCGAGTTGGTGGTGCACGAGCCGTTGGAGAAGACGTCGGCGGCGTGAACATCGAGCTCGCCGTCATTGATGCCCAGGACGAAGGTGGGAACGTTGCCCTTCGCGGGGGCGGAGACGATCACCTTCCTGGCCCCGCCCTCCAGGTGGGCGGCGGCCTTGGCTGCGTCCGTGAAGAATCCGGTGGACTCGATGACCACATCGGCACCCACGCTGTCCCACGGGATATGGGCGGGATCGGGCTCGGAGAAGACCGCGATGCGTCGGCCGCCCACCATGAGCGCCTCACCGTCGACGTGCACGTCTTCCAGGCGGCCGCCAACGGAGTCCCACTCGAGCAGGACGCCCAGCGTGGCGGCGTCGGTGAGGTCGTTGACGGCGACGACCTCCACGTCCGCGTGGTTGGCCAAAGCCGCCCTGAGATAGGTGCGGCCGATCCGACCGAAGCCGTTGATTCCGATTCGCACAGTCATGCCTGTTCTCCCTTGCCTGTTGGTCGTGGACAGTTGTCGCTCACGGACGCGGCCGCGAGCGGCCGGTTGGCAGAGGCCTACGGCGTGCCGACCTCCATCCCACGACGCGCAGCTGCGAATCCTCTGCGGCTCCACTGGCAAGGTGGCGGGCAGTGCCTAACTCCCGACACACAGTTCCGTGAGCCTTGGCCCTACTCGGAGTTTCTTCACCGCCGGGCCGGCCAGCGGCTCCGAACCGCGCCATCGCAACCGGTACCCGCTTGCGTGCGACGTGACGTCACACCCGACGCTGGGTGTGTCCGCCCCACCCGGGGCACCGCCGGCAACCGGGAGAAACCATGCCCACCGCACCCACCGCGCTCATCGTCGTCGAGTCCTGCTTCGGCAACACCCGGGCGATCGCCGAGGCCGTCGCCGCCGGGCTCACTGATGCCGGAGCACAGGCCCGCATCAAGGACGTCGCCCAAGCGCCAGGCTCGCTGCCCGCGAAGCTCGACCTACTGATTCTGGGAGCTCCTACCCACAACCGGGGACTACCGACCGCAGCCACGCGCACCCAAGCTCATAAGCAGGCCGGTGCGGCCGTGCCGAACAGCGGCATGCGCGAATGGCTGGCGCGCACCACCATTCCGGCCGTCCTCACCACGGCCGTCTTTGACACCGTGACGTCCAAGAGCTGGCTGAGCGGCTCGGCGGCCAAGGCGATTATCAAGGCC
This genomic stretch from Actinomyces qiguomingii harbors:
- a CDS encoding glycerate kinase, which translates into the protein MFPEPGGVPVAGPELGLDAHGVAAQIAVGWAHDRPDDVVTILPLPDGGPGTAQALPEARVASRTALHAAGPLGQIREVDLLRLQHAAPAVMSSARRGVMGATWLLDAARLLALPADREQASLEAQSGTTAGLGQALAAALRLTAPGDMLVVTLASTAVHDGGLGALEALGGLESARALIAGRELVLALADDTPLGGVSGAGQALSEVSTLSGERAQELNLKACAAASRIAELAFANQGGTLPIVGAGAEGASPSSVVSRGTGAGGGAALVLRALGARALPGPRVMARLLDLDGAVAGQDLVVTAAGEVFDVVADCVVAVVGEAAVNSALPTVLIAGRMAAPRGELAAAGVVSAYSLEGTDGNREGGWNAGGAVQLRARLVEMGARLARTWSR
- a CDS encoding M20/M25/M40 family metallo-hydrolase, with the translated sequence MITAQAARTAVRASFERVVADLTDLVAIPSVSATGHDPTQVSRSAEHVAALLRDAGLQARVSSVAGPGGPGRPAVLAHRQGPAGAPRVLLYAHHDVQPVGDPGKWRQADPFTAERRGERLYGRGAADDGAGVITHAHALRLLAELNDGELPCSVTVFIEGEEEVGSPSFENFLGAYREQLDADVIVVADSSNWRVGVPALTTSLRGVVQVDVRLDVLDHALHSGQYGGPVIDAVTAMCRLIATLHDDRGDVAVEGLISHPLAAPGSPEYSESDFRADAGVLDGVALAGTGDLTARLWTKPALAVIGMDVTALPVAGNVLAPSCTARLSLRIAPGQDPAAALAALEAHLRAHIPFGAVLTVSSGEMGPAFDGAADTPAGRAAHWALTEAFGTEAVNIGQGGSIPFIATLKETFPEAQVLVTGIEDPDTRAHSEDESMHLGDLERIVTAEILLLARLGGAVAD
- a CDS encoding aldo/keto reductase family protein, producing the protein MVAYRHLGNSGLKITEITYGNWLTHGSQVEADTAIDCVHTALDLGITSFDTADVYANTVAEEVLGQALKGQRRESLEIFTKVYWPVGPKGPNDVGLSRKHIMEGIDGSLRRLGMDYVDLYQAHRYDYATPLEETMQAFADVVRSGKALYIGVSEWTAEQIRSGQELATQMGFRLVSNQPQYSALWRVIEDKVVPTSTELGMGQIVWSPMAEGVLSGKYLPGQQPPAGSRATDEKGGKQMISRWMRDDVLTAVQKLKPIADDAGLSMPQLAIAWVLQHDFVSAALVGASRPEQLKENVKASGVKLGADIMAAIDAALGDVVEHDPSLTRSPEQRPA
- a CDS encoding LacI family DNA-binding transcriptional regulator; the encoded protein is MQQRITLADIAEQAGVSTATVSRVLNGKSNVAEVTRRQVLVALDLLGYERPESLRQASKGLVGLIVPELSNPIFPLYAQEIEQLLAPSGHTPLLCTQTPGGTSEDEYIEMLVDRGVAGIIFVSGRHSDTGGDVTRYQRLRERGVPLVTINGNASTIKVPGFATDDRAAARMAVDHLASLGHTRIGLAIGPGRMVPAQRKRAGYEDGMHSDLPDQSLRIVETLYTYEGGASAAVRLLDQDCTGIICGSDIMALGVISGVRASGKTVPQDVSVIGYDDSPLIPMTNPPLTTVRQPVAAICRAAVTTLMAAIGGEQPADTELLFTPDLIVRGSTAPAPHTLLP
- a CDS encoding DUF3043 domain-containing protein gives rise to the protein MSLLEKLPFGKRERADADTASKPTTAVKKSGKGRPTPKRKDAQSRNLHPIVPADRKAAKREARAKRDEAWERQRQAMQTGDDRYLPPRDKGPIKRYIRDYIDARFSLGELFMPLTLLLMIVLIGLSALRPLISYYFMLAIYLFLFVAIGDAVICWRQLRRRLYAKFGSDKVQEQGMIFWYIFSRCFNLRRWRQPVPQVARRQYPD
- a CDS encoding alpha-amylase family glycosyl hydrolase gives rise to the protein MTCLNHTRYLAQPHHDTGPAYLLGARHPGARLTARLWVPSSWQPERIVLRQVIDGEPDLSSARPVASSEAGTWWEATIRLVNPVNHYRFLLLTPAAGHPYMWFHAAGLSDHDVPDATDFRVLAADDAPDWVLDAVCYQIFPDRFAARIPPRERIAPAWAQSHHWLDEPPVAGDPSAAAWYGGDLDGITDHLSYLQGLGVNTVYLTPVFPAGSVHRYDSTSFDHVDALLGGDAALARLSEALHRRGMRLLLDLTTNHTGVRHDWFRRAVSDAESAEAGFYSFERHPDRYATWLGVDSMPKLDHRSEAMRDRLLRGMDSVTARWLRPPYSADGWRTDVANMTGRSGMVDLAHQAAADMRATMRQVEAETSRGLWLVAEHGHDASGDLTGTGWHGTMNYHGFTRPLWSWLADPDPADNLSWPGVDNGIPRIPAGPVSRGVRQYAARMPGTCLTHSMNLLGSHDTPRIRTVVGSREAQLVAATALFTAPGVPTVFSGDELGATGRTGEHSRTTMPWSRPPGSAPTDELNDRGAWGPVDRVMLDRYRLLGRLRRELPALRRGGMRWVHAEDDLMVWLRTHPEGDVLVALARAGGTSLDLPLASLPAGAVAAVEAMDGIDITVVGAMDGRLTINATGPGSAIVMLRPGYAPTESARNR
- a CDS encoding sugar ABC transporter permease, with the protein product MTEVTSSTTRPAPSSPETTGTEPKQNRMPFGRWFREVGWRHVVGVLALVFAAFPILYVVSASLNPLGTVASTSLIPSRVSLVNYQTLLNGTRGPFIRWYLNTMIVCAAVAAMQIFFSVLAAYAFSRFRFKGRRGGLLALLLIMMFPATLSMIAIYNMISDIGEVLPSIGLNTLLGYCLALMGGALGQVWLIKGTFDTIPKELDEAAILDGCTHWQVFYRILLPSLKPILATTFLLAFVGIISEFILGSIFLTDDSKKTLAVGLYGMLSGDRSNNLGIFAAGSVMTMIPVIALFQYLQKYIVGGATAGAVKG
- a CDS encoding quinone-dependent dihydroorotate dehydrogenase; this encodes MLYELLYKTVFNRIDPERIHDVCLEAIEATSKVPLVRDVVRQAFGRRPAFPVPSANQGGPFVRPVPGILGLAAGMDKKGQAVEGMDMLGFGFVEVGTFTARPQPGNDKPRMWRYPTIRAVRNRMGFNNSGADEAAERLRRLRSSARGRSIVVGANIGKTKTTPLDRAADDYAYSAAQVARWVDYLVVNVSSPNTPGLRGLQAVEALRPILAAVREAADDVARRHVPLLVKIAPDLAEDDIDAVADLVLDMKLDGVVATNTTIDHDLGEGGLSGAPLLPRSLQVVRRLRNRLGEGPIIIGVGGISSIMDAELMLDAGADLLQAYTAFIYNGPAWPGRINRALATTPRPLN